In Zygosaccharomyces rouxii strain CBS732 chromosome D complete sequence, one DNA window encodes the following:
- the STP1 gene encoding Stp1p (similar to uniprot|Q00947 Saccharomyces cerevisiae YDR463W STP1 and uniprot|P38704 Saccharomyces cerevisiae YHR006W STP2 Transcription factor) yields the protein MFGVESVSLLVNAPLELLIVFFVGIFKSLVDMIVIPALDYYSDKEHGEKQEKLKSKEEGKIVEEEESEDEFPSLFPERHNVNKSLFESASVIPCSLDISTVDSAMSMSMTPEGQLQCKLNTDENTNIPSNNKYNMMVTPPTSVDANGLPISPESNTSCTPVKSEEEGIPSASITTATTTNLNANLNSDTIKAEVPEGANSEGLFVCHYCDAKFKIRGYLTRHIKKHAIQKAYHCPFFMGEAPPELRCHNSGGFSRRDTYKTHLRTRHFIYPKGVKPSERNKSAGNCGQCGQSFENTDKWVEQHIESGECRGLPQDYVRNIKSERKSGKLKMIKTSTGHSRFISTAQSVVEPKVLLNKEALEAMAIVAHNTNRSDILSRYGNNKILMISANFKGEAKPKKKYSRKRGGQSSTGKKSDNDLSPPQLQPVSSLSSTGTPATLPPLEESPMVFNSYSFETNTPCMDSSIIPSPEQNQSLEPVPSASSASSHECHLNTNNYNSSMNEVGNSSIMFNDPFNVPLDAEQSPSFGPPDYNMVNSCPNGTPGKGMQQININETLQRQMDPAVLGDSQLREVRQYANFYRHTFGYKV from the coding sequence atGTTCGGTGTTGAGTCCGTTTCATTGTTGGTAAATGCTCCTTTGGAGCTTTTAATCGTGTTTTTTGTGGGAATCTTCAAGAGCTTAGTTGATATGATTGTGATTCCGGCACTAGACTACTACAGCGATAAAGAACACGGTGAGAAACAGGAGAAACTGAAATCAAAGGAGGAAGGTAAAATAGtcgaagaggaagaaagtgaagatgaatttcCCTCTCTTTTCCCCGAGAGACATAACGTTAACAAGTCCCTTTTCGAGAGTGCATCCGTAATTCCATGTTCGTTAGATATTTCGACAGTTGATTCTGCTATGTCAATGTCTATGACACCCGAAGGACAGTTACAATGTAAATTGAATACAGACGAAAATACAAATATACCATCCAATAACAAGTATAACATGATGGTAACACCGCCTACTAGTGTTGATGCAAATGGCTTACCAATCAGTCCAGAGAGTAATACATCATGTACCCCTGTGAAGTCTGAGGAAGAAGGTATTCCATCTGCATCTATCACTACCGCTACTACAACGAACCTGAATGCAAACTTAAACTCAGATACCATTAAGGCAGAGGTACCTGAGGGGGCCAATAGCGAAGGTCTATTCGTTTGCCACTACTGTGATGCGAAGTTTAAGATTAGAGGGTATTTGACTCGTCACATCAAGAAGCATGCAATTCAAAAGGCTTATCACTGTCCTTTCTTTATGGGAGAAGCACCACCTGAATTAAGATGTCATAATTCAGGTGGATTTAGCAGAAGGGATACCTATAAGACACATTTGAGAACCAGACATTTTATCTACCCCAAAGGTGTTAAGCCTTCAGAACGTAATAAGTCTGCAGGTAACTGTGGGCAATGTGGtcaaagttttgaaaatacTGATAAGTGGGTTGAACAACACATTGAAAGTGGTGAATGTAGAGGATTGCCACAAGACTACGTTAGAAATATTAAGtctgaaagaaaatcaGGTAAACttaaaatgataaaaacCTCTACAGGACATTCTCGTTTTATTTCTACAGCTCAAAGTGTCGTAGAACCAAAAGTacttttgaacaaagaaGCATTAGAAGCAATGGCAATTGTTGCTCATAATACAAACAGATCAGATATTTTGTCTCGTTACGGTAACAACAAAATTCTAATGATCTCTGctaatttcaaaggtgAAGCTAAGCCTAAAAAGAAGTattcaagaaaaagagGTGGTCAATCAAGTACCGGTAAGAAATCAGATAATGATCTATCGCCACCACAACTGCAACCAGTATCATCCTTATCATCGACAGGAACTCCTGCAACTTTACCACCTCTAGAAGAATCTCCAATGGTTTTCAACTCTTACAGTTTTGAAACGAATACACCTTGTATGGACTCTTCAATAATTCCATCCCCTGAGCAAAACCAATCTTTGGAACCCGTCCCATCTGCATCTTCAGCATCATCCCACGAATGTCACTTGAACACTAATAATTATAATTCCTCTATGAATGAAGTTGGCAACAGTAGTATTATGTTTAACGATCCATTTAATGTCCCCCTTGATGCAGAACAATCTCCATCTTTTGGTCCACCAGACTATAACATGGTGAATAGCTGTCCTAATGGCACACCGGGTAAAGGTATGCAACAAATTAATATAAATGAAACTTTACAAAGACAGATGGATCCGGCCGTATTGGGAGACAGTCAACTCAGAGAAGTAAGACAATACGCTAATTTTTACAGACACACTTTTGGATACAAAGTGTGA